From Polaribacter haliotis:
TTGTGGACTTTCTGGCAGTGTTTTTAATAATTGATAATGTTTAGAGCCATTGTAATGATGGTCTGAATGTCGAGATAAATTAAACATTAAAACTTGCCCAATTTGGTGGTCTGAATTCCAAGAATGATTTCTTTTCACCTTTTCATATCGTCCATTTTCGTTTTGTTTTCTCAGCAATCCATAATGTTCTATGTAGTTTACGGTTTCAAGTAAAATAATGCCAGCAATAGCAGCTAAAATAAATGCAACTGTTACAAATATTCCGAAGAAAAAATAAATACCACTTATTAAAAGAATATTACAAAGTGTGTATATAATCATTCTATTTTGATGATGAAGCCAACTTCTACCACTGTTTTTTAAACGATTATTTTCAACGACCCAAGCTTGGTAATAACTTGTAAAATGCGAACGAATCCAAAAAGTAAAAATAATTTCATTTTTTCTAGCAGTTGCAGCATCTTTTGGTGTTGCAACATTTAAATGATGTCCACCATTATGATAAGGCAAAAAGTGAGTGTCTAAAGAAGTTAGTAATAATATTTCACCAATAAGTTCATCAAACCTGTTATTTCTGTGTCCTAATTCGTGGCCAACGTTTATACCAATTACGCCACACATAATTCCCATTCCAAATATTCTTCCAGCAATTTCATAATATGTTAAACCAATTTCTTGAATTACAATAAAAAAGAAGCCTAAAAAAAATAATTGAATTGGTAAAGTTGCATATAAGATATAGGTGTAAATTTTATTTTCCTTCTCAATCTTTTCTTCCTCTTTGGTAAAATTTTCTTTGTTAGGTTTTATAAAAAACTCTAATAAAGGAACGAAACCAAAAAATACAATTGCAGGTAAATGAGCGAGCCATCCTCTGTTTGTAAAAGAAATGTAAACAACTATTGGTAATATTACAACTAAAAAGTATTTAATGGCTTTCATTAGAAATTGGTATAATTTCTAAAGATAATGATTAGTTGCAAGCGTTCCAAATAGCATCAATTGGAGTAGGTGCAGAAACGTTAATTTCTTCTTTTGTAACTGGATGAATAAAGTTAATTTTTCTAGCATGTAAAGAAATACTACCATCTTTATTGCTTCTATCAAAACCATATTTTAAATCTCCTTTTATTGGACTTCCAATATGAGATAGCTGTGTTCTAATTTGGTGATGTCTCCCAGTTTCTAAGTCAATCTCTAACAAAGAATAATTGTCTAACTTTTTAAGAATTTTATAATGCAGTATTGCTTTTTTACAGCCTTCAGATTCTTTTTTATGAACAAAAGATTTATTATTTTTAGGATTCTTTTTTAAAAAGTTGATAAGTGTATCAGATTCTTTTTTAGGCATATTTTTTACAATTGCCCAATATGTTTTTTTTATAGTTTTCTCGCGCAACATTTTGTTTAAACGCTCGAGAGCTTTCGAGGTTCTTGCAAAAATTATAATTCCAGAAGTAGGTCTGTCTAATCTGTGTACAGTTCCTAAAAAAACATTTCCAGGTTTGTTAAACTTGTCTTTTACGTATTCTTTAACAACATCACTTAAAGGTTTATCGCCAGTTTTATCTCCTTGCGTAATATCTCCAGCTTTCTTATTTATAATTATAAGATGATTGTCTTCAAATAAAACCTGTAAATTCTCTTTCGTAGAATGCATTTCGATTATTTAAAATCTTTGGCAACATCTTCATTTACACCATCAATAAATTCTAAAAATTCTTTTCTACCAAGTCCAGTAGAAGAAGAAGTTAAAAATGTTGTTGGCAAAGTCTCCCAAGTATTAAGTAATTTCTTTTTGTAAGAAGTAATCTGTTTGTTTAATTTAGAGCTCCCTAATTTATCTGCTTTTGTGAAAACAATACAAAACGGAATTTGGTTTTCACCCAAAAATTGCATAAATTCTAGATCAATTTTTTGAGGATCGTGCCTAGAATCAATTAGTACAAATGTACAAACCAATTGTTCTCTTTCCTTGAAGTAGTTTTCTATAAAGTATTGAAAAATAACTCTTTTCTTTTTTGAAACTTGTGCATATCCATAGCCAGGTAAATCTACCAAAAACCATTCATCATTAATTAAAAAATGATTTATAAGTTGCGTTTTCCCAGGTTTTCCAGAGATTTTTGCCAAATCCTTTCGCTCCATTAACATATTAATAAGAGAAGATTTACCTACATTAGAACGCCCAATAAAAGCGTATTCTGGTTTTCTGTCTTTTGGCGCTTTCGTAACATTACTGTTACTCATTACAAAGTCTGCAGATCTAATTTTCATCTTACTATGTTCAATTTTTTTTGAAAATTTCTCGTTGAGAGAATTATATTTTTCTTGAAGTAAACCAGTCAGAAAGAATCTTATTAAATTCTTCTGGCCTTTCCATCATTGCAGCATGTCCACATTTATCAATCCAAAATAGATCTGAATCTGGTAATAATTTATCGAAATCTACAGCAACTTCAGGAGGGGTAACTGTGTCTTGTTTTCCCCAAATAAGGCAAGTTGGTTGTTTCATATCTGGCAAATCGTTCGCCATATTATGTCTAATTGCACTTTTTGCAATCGATAAAGTTCTAATAACAGCACTTCTATCATTTACAATTTTAAAAACATCGTCTACCAATTCTTTGGTTGCAATTGCAGGATCGTAAAAAACAGCTTTAGTTTTTTCTTCAATATATTCGTAGTTTCCTCTCTTAGGAAAACTATCTCCCATTGCTTTTTCATACAAGCCAGAACTTCCTGTTAATACCAAAGCACCAACTTTTTCTGGGTAATGTTTTGTAAAATATAAGCCAATGTGACCACCTAAGGAATTTCCTAGAAGGATAACATTTTTTAAATTTTTATATTCAATAAAGTCATATAGAAATTTGGCCATGTGTTTAACATTGGTCTTTAATAAAGGTAAAGAATATAATGGTAATTCAGGAATTAGAACGTTATATCCATTGTTAGAAAAATGATCGAAAGTTGCTCCAAAATTACTTAAAGCACCCATTAACCCATGTAAAACAATGATTGCAGGTCCCTCTCCAGCCTCTGCATATGTAAATTTCCCTTCGGTTTTTAACTGGTCAGTCATTGATTTTTTTTTCATTTCACTTAAACGCAAATGTAATTCTTTTTTATTACATAGTTAACGTTTTCGTAAATCGCTGACATTCATTTTTTAAGCTGTTAAATATGTCAATTTAATCAAAAATAGAAATATTTATTAACAATGTGGTAAAAAGTGGTAAAAAGTGGTAAATTTTATATATTTTTGATTCTTATTAAAACCTAAGTTTTTACGTGATTAATTTAATTGGTACATACGAATGTAAGGCAGATGCTAAAGGTAGAGTGATGTTCTCATCAGCTCTAAAGAAGCAGTTGCAACCAGTTTTAAATGAGGGTTTTGTAATTAAGAGAGCTGTTTTTCAGCCATGTTTAGAGTTGTATTCCATGAAAGAGTGGAATTTGATGATGGAGAAAATAAATAAGCTAAACCGTTTCGTAAAAAAGAACAACGATTTTATTAGAAGGTTTACAGCTGGTGTAAAAATGGTGGAATTCGATGCAACTGGAAGAATTTTAATTCCGAAAGATTTGTGTGAGTTTGCGTCAATTAAAAAACAAGTGGTATTGTCTTCTGCAGTAAATATTATTGAGATTTGGGATAAAGACAAGTACGAAAAAGCGATTGACGATGCTGCAGTAGATTTTGCAGATTTAGCAGAAGAAGTAATGGGAAATACAGATTTCGATGAATTATCATAATCCAGTTTTATTGCAAGAAAGCGTAGATGCATTGGCTATCAAAGAAGATGGTGTGTATGTAGATGTCACTTTTGGTGGTGGAGGTCATTCAAGAGAAATTTTGAAAAGATTAGGAGAGAAAGGAAGATTGTTTGGTTTCGATCAGGATCCAGATGCTTTAGGTAATGTAATTGATGATGAGCGTTTTACTTTGATTCCAGAAAATTTTAGATTCATATCTAGATTTTTAAGGTTTCATAGAATAAAAAAAGTTGATGGAATTTTAGCGGATTTAGGAGTTTCTTCTCATCAATTTGATGAAGCAGAAAGAGGGTTTTCGACTCGTTTTGATGGTGATTTGGATATGAGAATGAATCAGAAGTCGAAAGTTTCTGCACAAGAAATAATAAATACTTATTCAGAAGAAAAACTTGCGGAGATATTGTTTATGTATGGAGAATTGAGAAATTCCAGAAACCTAGCAAAAACAATAGTAGAGGAAAGAGAGAAAGAGAAAATTGAAACTAGTTTTCAGTTAAAGACAGTTTTAAAACGCTATTTACCAAATGCAAAAGAGCATAAAATATTGGCTCAGATTTTTCAAGCAATAAGAATTGAAGTAAATGAAGAGTTAGATGTTTTAAAAGAATTTTTAGAGCAAACACCAAATTTGTTAAAAGAAGAAGGGAGATTGAGTGTTATCTCTTACCATTCTTTGGAAGATAGATTGGTAAAAAGATTTATAAGAACAGGAATGTTTAGTGGCGAGCCTGAAAAAGATTTTTTTGGAAACACAAGTGAACCGTTACAGAAAGTTGGAAAGTTAATAGTGCCTACCCCACAGGAAGTTAACACAAACAACAGGGCTCGCAGCGCTAAATTAAGAATTGCAACTTTAAGAGTAAAAAAGTAATTTAATAGAAAATGTCTAAAGTTAGAAAAGGTATTTACAGTTTTTTGCGAGGCAGTTTTCTTACAGATGAATCTGCTTTTAAAAATTGGCGAATTATCATTTTCGTTGTTGCACTTCTGTTAATTATGATTTCAATGGGGCACAGTGCAGAAAAAAAAGTATATAAAATTTCCGAACTGAATAAGTTGAAAAGAGAGTTAAGAGCAGAGCATGTAGATATAGGAACCATTTTAATGAGAATGAAAATGGAATCTAATATCAGAGAAAAAGCAAAAGCTAGAGGGTTGAAACCTTCGGAAACCCCACCAAAAAAAATAAAAGTAACCTATAAAAAATAAGCAAATTGGCAACTCATAAAAAAAGCATACTTACAAAATTCTACTTGGTAGCTGCTTTTATGACGCTTTTATTGTTGGCTGTTATATTTCGTGTTTTTAATCTGCAATATGCTCATGGAGATAAATACAGAAAGTTAGCAACTGAGCTTACGAGTAGAGCAGATACTATTTACGCAAATAAGGGAAATGTTTACGCTTCAGACGGAAACCTGTTGGCAACTTCGATGTCTAAATTTAATATTTATATGGATTTGGTAACTGTGGATAGTAAAGTTTTTGAGGAAAATATAGCTGGTTTGTCTAAGGAGCTTTCGAAAATGATGGGGAATTCTGTAAAATATCATCAATCGAGATTACGAAATGCTAAAAACAGAAAAAGACGCTATTTTTTAATAGCAAGAGATATTGGTTACACAGATTATTTAAAGATGAAGAAATTTCCAATTTTTAAATTGGGAGTTTACAAAGGTGGCTTTATAGCAAAACATAGAACAGAGCGTGCGCATCCAATTGGTAAAATTGCAGAGAGAACAATTGGTTACGACGATTTTAGAGGAGAGGCTGGTATTGAAGGAGCTTTTGCGGATTATATGCAAGGAGAAAATGGACTAAGATGGGTTCAGAAGATTGCAAAAAACCAATGGAAACCAATTAGCGATTACAACGAAAAAGAGCCAATTGATGGTC
This genomic window contains:
- a CDS encoding division/cell wall cluster transcriptional repressor MraZ, yielding MINLIGTYECKADAKGRVMFSSALKKQLQPVLNEGFVIKRAVFQPCLELYSMKEWNLMMEKINKLNRFVKKNNDFIRRFTAGVKMVEFDATGRILIPKDLCEFASIKKQVVLSSAVNIIEIWDKDKYEKAIDDAAVDFADLAEEVMGNTDFDELS
- a CDS encoding alkane 1-monooxygenase, translating into MKAIKYFLVVILPIVVYISFTNRGWLAHLPAIVFFGFVPLLEFFIKPNKENFTKEEEKIEKENKIYTYILYATLPIQLFFLGFFFIVIQEIGLTYYEIAGRIFGMGIMCGVIGINVGHELGHRNNRFDELIGEILLLTSLDTHFLPYHNGGHHLNVATPKDAATARKNEIIFTFWIRSHFTSYYQAWVVENNRLKNSGRSWLHHQNRMIIYTLCNILLISGIYFFFGIFVTVAFILAAIAGIILLETVNYIEHYGLLRKQNENGRYEKVKRNHSWNSDHQIGQVLMFNLSRHSDHHYNGSKHYQLLKTLPESPQMPTGYPGMMLLALFPPLWFLVMNKKIKEIS
- a CDS encoding RluA family pseudouridine synthase, which translates into the protein MHSTKENLQVLFEDNHLIIINKKAGDITQGDKTGDKPLSDVVKEYVKDKFNKPGNVFLGTVHRLDRPTSGIIIFARTSKALERLNKMLREKTIKKTYWAIVKNMPKKESDTLINFLKKNPKNNKSFVHKKESEGCKKAILHYKILKKLDNYSLLEIDLETGRHHQIRTQLSHIGSPIKGDLKYGFDRSNKDGSISLHARKINFIHPVTKEEINVSAPTPIDAIWNACN
- the yihA gene encoding ribosome biogenesis GTP-binding protein YihA/YsxC; this encodes MKIRSADFVMSNSNVTKAPKDRKPEYAFIGRSNVGKSSLINMLMERKDLAKISGKPGKTQLINHFLINDEWFLVDLPGYGYAQVSKKKRVIFQYFIENYFKEREQLVCTFVLIDSRHDPQKIDLEFMQFLGENQIPFCIVFTKADKLGSSKLNKQITSYKKKLLNTWETLPTTFLTSSSTGLGRKEFLEFIDGVNEDVAKDFK
- the rsmH gene encoding 16S rRNA (cytosine(1402)-N(4))-methyltransferase RsmH, coding for MNYHNPVLLQESVDALAIKEDGVYVDVTFGGGGHSREILKRLGEKGRLFGFDQDPDALGNVIDDERFTLIPENFRFISRFLRFHRIKKVDGILADLGVSSHQFDEAERGFSTRFDGDLDMRMNQKSKVSAQEIINTYSEEKLAEILFMYGELRNSRNLAKTIVEEREKEKIETSFQLKTVLKRYLPNAKEHKILAQIFQAIRIEVNEELDVLKEFLEQTPNLLKEEGRLSVISYHSLEDRLVKRFIRTGMFSGEPEKDFFGNTSEPLQKVGKLIVPTPQEVNTNNRARSAKLRIATLRVKK
- a CDS encoding alpha/beta fold hydrolase, with the protein product MTDQLKTEGKFTYAEAGEGPAIIVLHGLMGALSNFGATFDHFSNNGYNVLIPELPLYSLPLLKTNVKHMAKFLYDFIEYKNLKNVILLGNSLGGHIGLYFTKHYPEKVGALVLTGSSGLYEKAMGDSFPKRGNYEYIEEKTKAVFYDPAIATKELVDDVFKIVNDRSAVIRTLSIAKSAIRHNMANDLPDMKQPTCLIWGKQDTVTPPEVAVDFDKLLPDSDLFWIDKCGHAAMMERPEEFNKILSDWFTSRKI
- a CDS encoding FtsL-like putative cell division protein; translation: MSKVRKGIYSFLRGSFLTDESAFKNWRIIIFVVALLLIMISMGHSAEKKVYKISELNKLKRELRAEHVDIGTILMRMKMESNIREKAKARGLKPSETPPKKIKVTYKK